One window from the genome of Acuticoccus sp. I52.16.1 encodes:
- a CDS encoding aminotransferase class IV: MPDTPAPHAAHAAHKTTHDAADDPRNDDILIYVNGALKPKAEATVSVYDSGFMLGDGMWEGMRLYSGKWAFFEEHMDRLFESCKAVSLDIGMDRAGILEALTMTAEANGMTHDVHCRLMITRGVKVRPFQHPSLSRSGPTVVIIMEHSVPTAGTGRGIRLATVPQVRGLPMSQDAKYNSHSKLNCILACLQAEQAGADEGLMLDPHGFVNTTNACNFFIVRKGAVWTSTGDYCMNGVTRQKVIDVCRDAAIPVFERNFSLFDTYGADEAFLTGTHGGQTPVAMIDGKPIGERPGGGGPVLDRIRALYKDLVARDVA, encoded by the coding sequence ATGCCCGACACGCCCGCCCCGCACGCCGCGCACGCCGCGCACAAGACCACCCACGACGCGGCGGACGACCCGCGCAACGACGACATCCTGATCTACGTCAACGGCGCGCTGAAGCCCAAGGCGGAGGCGACCGTCTCGGTCTACGATTCGGGCTTCATGCTGGGCGACGGGATGTGGGAGGGCATGCGCCTCTACAGCGGCAAGTGGGCCTTCTTCGAGGAGCACATGGACCGCCTGTTCGAGAGCTGCAAGGCCGTCTCGCTCGACATCGGCATGGATCGCGCCGGCATCCTCGAAGCGCTGACCATGACGGCCGAAGCCAACGGCATGACGCACGACGTCCATTGCCGGCTGATGATCACCCGCGGGGTGAAGGTGCGCCCGTTCCAGCACCCGTCGCTGTCCCGCTCGGGGCCGACGGTGGTCATCATCATGGAGCATTCGGTGCCGACGGCGGGGACCGGCCGCGGCATCCGCCTCGCCACGGTGCCGCAGGTGCGCGGGCTGCCGATGAGCCAGGACGCCAAGTACAACTCACACTCCAAGCTCAACTGCATCCTCGCCTGCCTCCAGGCCGAGCAGGCCGGCGCCGACGAAGGGTTGATGCTGGACCCGCACGGGTTCGTGAACACCACCAACGCCTGCAACTTCTTCATCGTGCGCAAGGGCGCCGTGTGGACCTCCACCGGCGACTATTGCATGAACGGCGTCACCCGGCAGAAGGTGATCGACGTGTGCCGCGACGCCGCCATCCCGGTCTTCGAGCGCAACTTCTCCCTGTTCGACACCTACGGCGCCGACGAGGCCTTCCTCACCGGCACCCACGGCGGGCAGACCCCGGTGGCGATGATCGACGGCAAGCCGATCGGCGAGCGGCCGGGCGGCGGCGGCCCCGTGCTCGACCGCATCCGCGCGCTCTACAAGGACCTCGTCGCCCGCGATGTCGCGTGA